GTTGCTTATTGCCACTTTGGTTGCGATTATTGTAGTTATTCAGGCTCATTTTGAAATGCTGTTGCCCAAACTGGCAACTACTAACCCAAACTCGCAGGCAGAGCAAATTCATAAAAATTGAGTTTTTTCCAGGGAGTCGTATTCATACAATCACAATGATTTTACTGTAAAAACAAGTGCTGCTATTTGTCAACATTTATTTTAATTTATTCACATTCTCCTTTTTTACAAAAGCTTCGACCCAGCTTGGAAATTGCTCAGTTCAAGTTGATTTGAGGCTTTCTGATACTGCGTTTCCATATATTCTGTCTCTGTTGCAACCAATTTTAACCGTATATTTAGGGGTTGTTCCTCTCATCCCAAAACCTCTATCCCGAAACATCTATCAACATCTCCACAACATTTGAGTTTCGTTTCCGCGAATTCCGCAGCATCGGCATGCTGCCACTACATCGTGCACGTCCCACTGCGTCAATCATGCATTAATCAAGCGTTAATCAAGCGTAATAAAACTAACGCTTGATTAACGCTTGATTAAGGCTTGATTAACGCTTTGAAAGGAGGTGGCAAGGTGATAGAAGGCGTAAATAACTGCTATGGATGCATATAGATGTTTACGATGTTCGCTTGTTTTATATGCGGTTTTCAAGTGGTTTTTGAGTGTTTGAGGAGTGTTTGAGGAGTTTTGGGGAGTTTTGGCGAGATAGCTTTCCTGATCTATACATCAAGCCGATATGCCTGTGGTTGAGCACAATAACCAGTTGATAACCGGGCTCTTTGAGGGTCCATGCTCGCTATTCTGGTTTGCATGGCGCGCCAAACCGCGATGGATCATCACCTGCGGCGCGGGCTTCACTTCAACAAAAACACTGCATACGCCACATAGACCGCAAGCAGCAATCCGCCCTCACGTCTGTCCAAACAGTGCTTGCTGGGTATGAACATGAAAAGGAAAAGCAGCAAGCCGGCAAGAATCATCAGCGAAAAATCCATGTTGAAGGATGATTTGTAGAGGGGCGGATCGATCATTGAAGATACTCCGAGGACAAGCAGAAGGTTGAAGACGTTGGAGCCGACGATGTTGCCGACCGCGATATCGGGATGTTTTTTGTATGCCGCCACCGCCGAAGTCGCCAATTCCGGCAAAGAAGTTCCGGCAGCCACAATCGTGAGAGCGATCACCTTTTCGCTGATGCCAAATTCATTGGCGATGAAAAGCGCCTGTTTGACAATGACTTCGCCGCCGATGATCAATCCAGTCATTCCGGCAATGATTCCGGCAAGCGTCCAAAACATGGAATATAGTTTGATGTTCGCGCCTTCGACAGTTCCGGATTTGCTCAAACGCCAATTGTATGCCAAAAACAAGCCAAAAACCGCCAACAGGATCAAACCGTCAAACCTGCTCATCATATTGACGGCAGTGGGGTTGAACCAATTGTCGTTGACTAACAAGAGCGCCAAAACGGAGATAAAAAGCACGAATGGGATTTCTTTCCAGGTAGTAGCGACTTTCACTTCCAGAGGATAGATCAATGAACTGATACCCAGGATGATGAAGATATTGAAATTGTTGCTGCCGATCACGTTTCCAAACGCGATGTCCGAAGCGCCCTTGAGGCTGGAAATGACGTTTACGACCAGCTCCGGAGCGGAAGTCCCAAACGCGACCACCGTCAACCCGATCACGATCTGCGGAATATCAAATCTCTTTGCCAGAGAGCTCGCGCCCTTCACCAGCCAGTTTGCACCCACAATCAAGAACACAAGCCCCACTATCAAATATAGCACCGATAATATCATTTTCACCTCTGTGAATATATGATAATGAGCCGGCGCGTTGCAGCAATAGTTAATGTGCTTTCAGGTTGATTCAGCGCAGAATGCAGGGTCAATTTTATTCCAGGGGGATGCCACAACGCTAACTTTTCTTGACAAAAAGCGCCCTTGATTTATGCGATGCAAAATTGATAATAGAACCTTTGGCATCCCGATGTCCTTTGATGGAGGGGGGTCTCAGATCTAAGAGGAATTATGCATACAGCACCGCGTGGAGAACGCCTGATCATCACTTTGCTGGGAAACCGAAATGCCGGAAAATCCAGCCTGATCAATGCTATCACCGGACAGGAGATTGCCATCGTCTCGGAAATCCCCGGCACTACCACCGATCCGGTTGATAAACGTTATGAGCTCCTCCCGCTGGGTTCGGTCACTTTCTATGATACCGCAGGTTTGGATGATTCCGGCGAGCTTGGCGAAAAGCGCGTCAAAGCCACAATCAAGATCCTTTACCGCACGGATATCGCGCTTTTTATCAACGATGGCAGCCCTTTTTCAGCTAGCGAATACGAAACCCTTGCCCGCATCCGCGAAATGAACATCCCGCTGCTGATGGTCTTCAACAAGCTCGATCTGAACCCTCCCGCTGAGCAAAACATCGCCTATTGCAAAGCGCAGAACATCCGCTGGATCAGTGTCTCGGCGGAAAAAGGCGAATATATCACCGCTGCCAAGAATCTGATCATCGAGCTGGCACCCCAGCATACCAAACAGGAAAAAACCATCATCGGAGATCTTGTCTCTCCCAAAGACCGCGTCATCCTTGTGACTCCGATCGATTCGGCGGCTCCCAAGGGACGCCTGATCCTGCCTCAGGTTCAGGTGCTGCGCGATCTTTTGGATTCCGGTGCCATAGTCCTCGTCGTCCGCGAATTTGAATTGATCCATGCCCTGCAAGCTTTGAATACCGATCCCGATCTCGTGATCACCGATTCTCAAGTGATCAAAGAGGTAGTGCGAGACCTTCCTCCGGGAGTGAAATTGACCACCTTTTCCATCCTCTTTGCACGCTACAAAGGCGATCTCAATATCCTCGCCGAAGGGGTCAGACAGATAGATAAACTACTCGACGGAGATCGTATTCTGATCGCGGAAGCCTGTTCCCATCACGTTCAGGCAGACGATATCGGCAGAGTCAAGCTTCCCCGCTGGCTCAAAGAATACACCGGCAAGAGCCTAATTCACGAAGTCTATTCCGGACACGATTTCCCCGAAAATCTGGAGGAATATGCCCTTGTCATTCATTGCGGTGGCTGCATGCTGAACTTCATGGAACAGAACCGCCGCATCGTCGAAGCGCGGCGCAGAGGCGTCCCGATCACCAATTATGGTTTGGCGATCTCCAAGCTGCAGGGCGTCTTTGAACGCGCGGTTGAGCCCTTTGGTATATGAAGAGGGGGGCAAAGATGCCAAGCTATGAGCCTTCGATTATCTTGCAACATAATGAAAAATATATGATTTTAAGATATGCAGGCTGACCGGGAGAAAAGATGAAACAGACCCGGTTCAGACACCGCTTTCCCCGTCATTACAAGGATGTATGGGTTTTGATCCTGCTCGCGCTCGTGCTTGCGGGGTTCACTCACTGCCTTTTCAG
This Candidatus Cloacimonadaceae bacterium DNA region includes the following protein-coding sequences:
- a CDS encoding calcium/sodium antiporter gives rise to the protein MLYLIVGLVFLIVGANWLVKGASSLAKRFDIPQIVIGLTVVAFGTSAPELVVNVISSLKGASDIAFGNVIGSNNFNIFIILGISSLIYPLEVKVATTWKEIPFVLFISVLALLLVNDNWFNPTAVNMMSRFDGLILLAVFGLFLAYNWRLSKSGTVEGANIKLYSMFWTLAGIIAGMTGLIIGGEVIVKQALFIANEFGISEKVIALTIVAAGTSLPELATSAVAAYKKHPDIAVGNIVGSNVFNLLLVLGVSSMIDPPLYKSSFNMDFSLMILAGLLLFLFMFIPSKHCLDRREGGLLLAVYVAYAVFLLK
- the hydF gene encoding [FeFe] hydrogenase H-cluster maturation GTPase HydF produces the protein MHTAPRGERLIITLLGNRNAGKSSLINAITGQEIAIVSEIPGTTTDPVDKRYELLPLGSVTFYDTAGLDDSGELGEKRVKATIKILYRTDIALFINDGSPFSASEYETLARIREMNIPLLMVFNKLDLNPPAEQNIAYCKAQNIRWISVSAEKGEYITAAKNLIIELAPQHTKQEKTIIGDLVSPKDRVILVTPIDSAAPKGRLILPQVQVLRDLLDSGAIVLVVREFELIHALQALNTDPDLVITDSQVIKEVVRDLPPGVKLTTFSILFARYKGDLNILAEGVRQIDKLLDGDRILIAEACSHHVQADDIGRVKLPRWLKEYTGKSLIHEVYSGHDFPENLEEYALVIHCGGCMLNFMEQNRRIVEARRRGVPITNYGLAISKLQGVFERAVEPFGI